A single window of Nicotiana sylvestris chromosome 3, ASM39365v2, whole genome shotgun sequence DNA harbors:
- the LOC138887324 gene encoding uncharacterized protein: MVPERIAPPPAQPTRGGGQAARGGGQAIRGRGQTIRGEGQLARGHLRGKGQSGGAQPYFYTFTARSEAESSNVVITGIVPVCHRDASVLFDPGSTYSYVSSYFASYLVMPHDSFSSPIYVTMPVGDSIIVDHVYCSCVVSVGSLETSVDLLVLDMVDFDVILGMDWLSPYHTILECHAKMMTLAMSLP; the protein is encoded by the coding sequence atggttccggAACGGATTGctccaccacccgctcagccaacAAGAGGTGGgggtcaggctgctagaggtggaggtcaggccattagaggtagaggtcagaccATTAGAGGTGAAGGCCAGCTAGCTAGAGGCCATCTGAGAGGCAAaggtcagagtggtggggcccaaccctatTTTTATACATTTACAGCTAGGTCTGAGGCTGAGTCATCTAACgtcgttatcacaggtattgtcccagtttgccatagagatgcttcagttctatttgatccaggctctacttattcctacgtgtcatcctattttgcttcatatctggttATGCCTCATGATTCTTTTAGTTCTCCTATATATGTGACTAtgcctgtgggagattctattattgtagatcatgtTTATTGCTCGTGTGTAGTTTCTGTCGGGAgccttgagactagtgtagatcttcTAGTTCttgatatggtggactttgatgttattttgggcatggattggctatcacctTATCACACTATTTTGGAATGTCATGCCAAGATGATGACCTTAGCCATGTCGTTGCCTTGA